The genome window TGATGAGCCGACGACTGCACTCGATGTGACGATTGAAGCCCAAATATTGAGGCTGATGAAAACCTTGCAGGCGGAGATCGATACTTCCATCATCATGATCACACACAATTTGGGAATTGTCGCCGAAATGTGCGATTACGTATATGTCATGTATGCAGGCAAAATCATGGAGCAAGCCGACGTCTTTGAGCTTTTTGATCATCCAAAGCATCCATACACAGAAGGATTGTTGAAATCGATCCCGAGAAGAGACATTCAGCAAAACAAGTCAAAGGGCTTGTACAGCATTGAAGGAATGGTGCCCAATATGCTTCAGCTGCCCCGTGGCTGCAGGTTTCACCCACGCTGCGAATACGCAGTGGACGCTTGCCGCGAGATCGAGCCGCAGCTCGTCGATGTAGGCGACGGTCATTTGGTCCGCTGCGTCAAATACAACCAGTAGAAGGGAGGCAAGGGACATGGACCAGGCACTGATGCAAGTAAGAAACGTGAAGAAGTACTTCCCGGTGGAAAAAGGCCTCTTTGGCAAAAAAACGGGAACGGTGCATGCGGTAGATGACATCAGTTTTGATATTCATGAAAAAGAAACATTGGCAATCGTAGGAGAATCGGGGTGCGGAAAAAGCACTTTGGGAAGGACATTGATTCGCCTCTTGGATGCGACGGAAGGGTCTGCTCTCTTTCAAGGCAAGGATGTTTTCAAGCTTTCCCAGCATGAGCTGCGCCAGCTGAGAAAAGAGATGCAAATCATTTTTCAGGATCCTTTTGCTTCCCTGAATCCGAGAATGAAAGTGTCGGACATCATCGCCGAACCGCTGGTTACGCATGAGACGATCGGGCGAAAAGAGAGAGAAGACCGCGTCGCAGAGCTGATGGAGCAGGTCGGCCTACGAAAAGCATATAGCTCCCGGTACCCCCATATGTTTAGCGGGGGACAGCGCCAACGGATCGGCATTGCACGTGCACTTGCCCTCCATCCCAAATTCATCGTATGTGATGAGCCTGTATCGGCTTTGGATGTCTCCATTCAATCGCAGATCATAAATTTGCTGCAAAAATTGCAGGAGCAAAACCATCTGACCTACCTGTTCATCTCTCATGATCTAAGTGTGGTCCGCTATTTTTCTGACCGCATCGGCGTGATGTTCCTCGGAAAAATGATGGAGCTGGGACCCACGGAGGAAGTGTACCGTCACCCCTTGCACCCTTATACCAAGTTTTTAATCGCAGCAGCACCCGTTCCAGACCCGCATGCCCGCCACCAGGAAAAGCTCATTTTGGAGGGGGATATCCCCAGCCCGTTGCGCCCACCATCCGGATGCCGTTTTCATACGAGATGTCCGTATGTCAAGGACATTTGCAGGAGCCAGGAGCCGCAAATCCAGCAAATCGACGATCGCTCTGTGGCTTGCCATTTTCCATTGGAATAAAGAGGTTGTCCGTTTCTCACTTTTTTCGCCTCCTTTGCAGATCTTTTTGAGCCAATCTTATTGTGTTTATAAGCAAGTCGTGTCATGATTACTACTTGGCACTATACAGACGATGCATTTTACCTTATTGGAGGCAAGACAGAATTGGAACGGTATCCTTTTGCATACGATCCCACCCAACCGTTTATCTCGCAGGTAAGCGATTGGGTTGCGGATGTTTTTTATGACATACTGCCGGATGCAGGCTTTGAAGTAAGGGACGAACAGATTTACATGGCTTTTCAGCTCGAGCGTGCGTTTGCTGAAAAGGAGACGATCTTTGCCGAAGCGGGGGTAGGGACTGGAAAGACGTTGGCCTACCTGCTCTATGCGATCTGCTACGCCCGCTATACGAGAAAACCCGCGATCATTGCCTGTGCAAACGAATCGTTGATCGAGCAGCTGGTCAAGCCGCAGGGGGATATTGCCAAGCTGGCAAAGCACCTCGATCTGACCATCGATGCGAGGCTGGGGAAATCCCCGGATCAATATCTGTGCTTGCGAAAGCTGGATGAAGCGAGGTATCAGCCGGAGCATGGCGAGAGCTTCCAGATGATCTATCAAGAGCTGCCTCCGTTTGTGAATGCCTATGAAGCTTTGCAATCGTTTCATCCATATGGGGACCGCAGCGATTACCCTGAGCTGGATGACGAGAAATGGGGAAAGATCAACTGGGACTCCTTTCAAGATTGCTTTGCCTGTGATAAGCAGCATCGCTGCGGACAGACTCTGTCGAGAAACCATTACCGCAAATCAACGGATCTCATTATTTGCTCCCATGACTTTTATATGGAGCATGTATGGACGTATGAGGCTCGAAAACGCGGCGGCCAGCTTCCCCTGCTGCCAAGTCACAGCGCTGTGATCTTTGATGAAGGCCACCTGTTGGAGCCAGCTGCCCAAAAAGCACTGACGTACAAGCTGAACCATACTGTCTTTGAAGAAATCATTACTCGGCTGCTCAAGGGCGAGATCCGCGAATCGCTGGCCGTGGCGATCGAAGATGCGATCGGACAGAGCGAGGAAATGTTTTACCAGCTCGACAAGCATAGTCAGGCCGTCATCGGTTCCAAACGAAAGGAAATCCACTTTGACACTCAGCTGCTGCAGGCGATCCGTACATTTACGGACCTGATCAGCTGGATCGAGGAAGAGCTGGCACTCGAAAGCGGATTGTACACGCTGGATGAGTTTCAGCTGCGCATTGTCGAAGAGCATTTGGAAATGATGCAGCTCGCGCTCAGCTTGTTTCGACAGCCCGACCGTGTCATTTCGTGGATGATCGAAGACACCTCAGGCCCGACCTTGATCGTCATGCCGAGAATGGTGCAGGAAGTGCTAAAGGAACGCGTCTTTTCCGAACGGATGCCGATCATCTTTTCCTCGGCGACCCTTTCCGTCGACGGAGCGTTTTCCTATGTGGCAGACAGCCTCGGCATCAGCCAGTATCTGTCCTTTTCCGTCCCTTCGCCGTACGATTATCCCGAGCAAATGGAAGCAATCGTACCGAGGATCTCGGGGATGATTCGCTCCAAGAGAAAATGGATGCGGCTGTCAAGCTTCTGAAGCGAACAGAGGGTAGAGCTCTGCTGCTGTTCCCTTCGATGGAGGAAATGCGGCAGTTCAAGCAAGCTTTCGCGAGTTACCCGAATGCGCCGACATGCGTTTTTATTTTGAGGGCGATCAGGAAATCACGCATCTCATTTCCTCTTTTCAAGAGGACGAGCATAGCTGTCTGTGTGCGGTCTCCTTATGGGAGGGACTAGATGTTCCGGGGCCATCCTTGTCCAATGTCGTGATCTGGTCCTTGCCGTTTCCGCCAAACGATCCTGTTTTTGCTGCAAAACGGAAGGCATCGGCATCGCCTTATGAAGAGGTCGATCTTCCCTACATGCTCTTGCGTTTGCGCCAAGGGATCGGCAGGCTCATTCGATCACGGGAGGATTGCGGTATCGTAGCTGTGTTCAGCGCCGAGCTGTTCCGCGATGAGAAGCTGAAAAAGCATGTCCTGAGCGTATTTCCTCAGGGCGTAGAATGGAAAGAGAGTTTGTAGAGAGATGCTAGGCGGGAACAGTTTCGTTCCTGCCTTTTTTTAATTCCGGCATGATTCCGACGACAGGGGGATTGGAGAGTATCAAAAGATTATTGAGAAACCATGGAGGCTGGATGTATGACACTTCTGTTACGGTGTGAATGAAAATTCAATCGCGGGGTGCATCCCTGTTATAATGGAGTATCGACTTAGAAAAAATGGAAAGTAGAATGGGAACGGGGTAGGTGTAGAAGTTGGGTAATGTCGATTTGGCAAGCTTGCCGTGGAGTTTGTTTTGGGTAGGAATTGCGTATTTTTTGGTAACCGGTGTGTTTTTCTGTCTTGGTTTTATGCGCTTGCTTTCGGCGCGAATTCGCAGTGGAATTATTTTCATGGCAATTGCCGTGATTAGCGGCGGACTTTTCTTGAATTATTTGTTTACACATCACATTTAATGTTGGAAAATGATCGTAGATTGTCAGATCTTTTCCGGGACGGAGCAACGCTTACATAAGGAAGCTGTTGGCAGGAAATGACGCCAGCGGCTTCTTTTTCGTTTGTGGCATATGCTTATGAGGAGAAGAACGAGCGATGACGATGGCCAGCCTTCTGGGTGTCGAATTTCCGGGAAAAATTCCCCGCGCGCATTGTTAACTTTTTGTAACGCGTTCCCCGTCCGGAGCGTCTTATAATCGAAGTACACGAGGTTACCTCTGCTAGGAGCGTACATACCGAAACAGCCTGATTTTACTAGGCCTATCTACCAGCAACCCAAAGGTAATTTCCTGTAAATGGATACGGGATCGAGGCGATGAAGCATATATACATAAAAGGAGAGGACTTCACACCACTGTGAGTCGCTACACACATCCTGAATACGGGCAATATGATTGGAACCAGAAATAATCCATAACGATTATGAACGATACCAACCCCCGTTTTCTCATGCACCTGAAGACAAACAGGGGGTTTTGCATTCATACAGCACGCATTTCCCGATGTGAAATGGCTGACCCCGTCAACTTTAGTCAACGAACAGAATGGAACAAAAGGGGAGAATGCAGATGAGCTGCATATCGAGTACGGAGCTACTTCACCAAAGAAACGTTTTATTTGTAAAGCAAAACAACGAAGATCGAGCAGACGCTGCATCGTCACGTAAAACAGCAAGCAGGGGAGGCCGTCAACATGCCTGAACCAGTAAAAGGCACCAGCCGCTATATGGCTGGAATCGACGGTCTCAGAGCCTTTGCTGTGCTTGCTGTCATTTTGTATCACCTGAATTACAACTGGGCACCCGGCGGCCTATTGGGAGTGGGAATCTTTTTCGTGCTCTCGGGTTACCTGATTACCGATTTGCTGATCGCCCAGTGGAATAAACATGAACGGCTCGATATGAAAGATTTTTGGCTGCGCCGTGCGAGACGACTGTTGCCTGCTCTTTTGATCCTTCTTGTGGTCGTTGTGGCTTGGGTGACTTTTTTCAAGCCTGACCATCTCCCCAGCATGAAAGGCGACGTACCGGCCGCCATCCTGTACGTCAGCAACTGGTGGCTCATCTTTCAGGATGTCTCCTATTTCGAAAAATTTGGTCCCGCATCGCCATTCGGCCACTTATGGTCACTGGCTGTCGAAGAGCAATTTTATTTGGTATGGCCACTGCTGCTTGCACTCGGATTGCGCTTGATCAAACGACGCGGTCCTTTATTCTTCATCACACTCGCAGCTGCTGCCATCTCCGCTTGCGCGATGGCGTGGATGTACGAACCCGGTCTTGACCCCAGCCGTGTTTACTACGGGACAGATACGCGGGTATTCGCACTCTTGATTGGTGCCGCCTTGGCAATGGTGTGGCAGAGTCGCAAGCTGTCTGCAAATATTTCTCGCTCTGGACGAAATGCGCTTGATACGGCCGGTGTAGTTGGTCTTGCCATACTGCTTGCAGCGATTTGGAAAACCAATCAATACGACGACTTTCTTTATCGCGGAGGTCTCGTACTGCTGTCTGTAGTGAGTGCCATGGTTGTAGCGACCCTGGCGCACCCTGCGAGCCGTTTCGCCCGCCTGATGGGCTGCAAGCCGTTGAAATGGCTCGGTGTGCGATCGTACGGAATCTATCTTTGGCACTATCCGGTGATCGTACTGACGAGTCCGGCAGGGGAACAGGGGGATGCCTTCTCCATTCCACTTGCCGTTCTTCAAGTGGTCATCTGCATCGTGATTGCCGCGCTCTCCTGGAAGTACGTGGAGGAGCCGATTCGTCACGGGGCACTGGGACGGATCTGGGCGAGTCTGAAGCCACAGCGCGACGGAAAGAAACGGCGTTATACCCGTCTGGTCGCTTCTGCGTGTGCGCTTGTTCTGTGTGTGACGTATTTTGGAATCGCGTCGTTGACTTCTGATGCGACAGCCAGCCAGATGTCCGTGGAAGAGAACAAAGCGGAGCCTGTGAAGCCAGCTCCGCAGCCGAGCATGCAGCCATCAAAGCCGATGGGTCCGGTGCTCCCGGCAAAAACATCGACTGAACAAGCAAAGCCAAATGAATCATCGAAAAAAACGGATGCTGCTGGGCAAACAAAGCCGGATAAAAAACCAGCTCCCCCCAAAGAAAAGGCCCCAGTGACTGCACCGGAAACACCAGCGCTGCCTGTGAAAGAAAGTCCGGCCGCTCCTGATAAGGCTGCGGAGAATCAGACAGGTCAAACGGATGAATCAGCTGAGAAGCAGGAGGGGCAGGTGCAATCCGGAAAAGGAATCACGGCACTGGGAGATTCCGTCATGCTGGATGTCGCTCCTTATCTGGAGAAGCTCTTGCCTGGAATTGTCATCGATGCCAAAATCGGAAGACAAATGTCGCAAGCTCCCGATGTCGTGGCGAACCTGAAGGCAAAAGGGCAGCTTGGGAACATCGTCATTATTGAGCTGGGCACGAACGGTTCCTTCAGTCAAAAGCAATTGCTGAAGCTGCTGCAATCATTGGACGGGGCCGACCACATCATTCTGGTGAATACGAGAGTTCCGAAGCCTTGGGAAAGTGTGGTCAATAACACGCTGGCAGACGTGGCTGCCTCCAATCCGCACATCGTTTTGCTCGACTGGTATGCGGCAAGTGCCGGCAAAGATTCGTTCTTTTATAAAGACGGAGTACACCTCAATCCGGAAGGCTCACAGTTTTACGCCGATTTCCTGGCGAAGGCCATAGCAAAGGTATCGGAGGATCCGAAAAAGTAAAGAGTTCAGACATGAAAAAGGACAGCTAGGGAGCTGTCCTTTTTGCCGTTTAAGGACGCGGCTGCAAGGAGATGGAGATGATTAAGTAAAAATTCAGTTATTTTGAATAGAATAAAAAGGTACCCGGACACCCATAGCAAAGGGAGGTTTTACGATGCATGTCACTCAGTTGTTTGACCTGAAAGGAAAGCTAGCGCTTGTAACTGGTGGGGGCAGAGGCTTGGGTGAGCAGATGGCAAAAGCGTTGGCTGAAGCTGGCGCGGACATCGTCGTCTGCTCACGCAAGCTGGATAATTGTCAGCAGATCGCGGAAGAGCTCGGAGACATGGGAGTGCGAAGTCTGGCTTTGGAATGTGATGTCACCAAACCGGAGGATATCAATCGAACAGTAACGGAAGTGATCGAGCAGTTCGGTGCCATCGATATTCTCATAAACAACAGCGGGGCGACATGGGGGGCGCCGGTTGTCGATATGCCGCTGGAAGCCTGGAACAAGGTCATGAATGTCAATGTGACGGGGACATTCCTCATGAGTCAGGCTGTAGGAAGGCATATGATAGAGAGGGGCTATGGGAAAATCATCAATATCGCATCTACGGCAGGATTGCGCGCCGACCCGCCAGAAGGCCTGAACGCCATCGGGTACAGCACGAGTAAAGCAGCGGTCATCCATTTTACCAAGGATTTGGCTAGAAAATGGGCGCGGCACGGCATCTATGTCAATGCGATCGCTCCGGGATTTTTCCCTACCAAAATGACCAAGGCACTGCTCGAAAAGCGGGGAGATGCGATCGCGGCGAAAATACCGCTCGGGAAAATCGGGGATGAGACGATGCTCAAAGGAGCTGCAGTCTATCTCAGCTCTCCTGCAAGTGACTTTGTAACCGGACAGGTCCTGGCTGTAGACGGCGGGAGTACACTTTAACGAGAGGAACTTCCTGCGGGAGGGCAGGAAATGCCCCAAGCCTTGATGAATTGGAATCATTACTTAGCCAACGAACGCAGTAGGTTTGTTGGTCCTCCAAGAAAAGAAAGTGGGGCAGAGCATGAAACCAAAAGCGATTATTTATAAGAAAGTAGAACCAAGCATCCTTGCGTACATCCAAGAGGTCTGTGACGTCGTCTATTTCGAGCAGCTGGATTCGAGCAATCTGGAGTCGTTCTATGAGGAGCTTAGAGACGCCCAAGGTCTTTTTGGCTCGGGATTAAAAGTGGATGCAGCTCTTCTCGAAAAAGCTCCCCGTTTGAAAATCGTGAGCAATATCTCAGTCGGCTACGACAACCTGGATGTTCCTGCACTGACCGATAGAGGTGTGATGGCGACGAACACGCCAGACGTCCTCAATGAGACCGTAGCGGATACGATGATCGGTCTGATGCTGGCGACAGCACGGCGCATTCCAGAGCTCGATCAGCTGGTCAAATCCGGGAAATGGACTTCGCATCTTGCTCCTGCCCAGTTTGGGGTGGACATGCATCACAAGACATTAGGGATCATCGGCATGGGACGGATTGGAGCAGCGATTGCCAAGCGTGCGCATTTTGGCTTTGGCATGAACATTCTGTACCGCAATCGCTCTCGGAATGAGGAGGTTGAGAATGCCTATGGTGCAACCTACTGCTCACTAGACGAGCTCTGCCAGCAAGCTGATTTTATATGCTTGATGGTTCCTTTGACGCCGCCTACGACGAAACTGATTGGGGACAGAGAGTTTGGACTGATGAAAAAGACGGCCATTTTCGTCAATGGCTCGCGTGGAGCTACGGTTGATGAAGACGCTCTGGTTCGAGCTCTGCAAAACGGGGAGATCTTGGCGGCTGGAACCGACGTTTTCGCCCAGGAGCCGGTAAATCCGGACCACCCGCTCTTGTCGCTGCCAAACATGGTAACTCTCCCGCACATTGGTTCTGCCACATTGGAAACCAGACAGGCGATGGCGCGGTTTGCAGCGGAAAACTTCGTCCTGGGAATGCAGGGCAAGCTGCCTGTCGCTCTGTTGAACCGGGAAGTATTCGTGAAGGCTTAGGAGAACGTAGCAAAAAGAAAAAAGGACAACGGCAAAGGAGATAGACGCAGGATCGTCTCCTTGGCTGTTGTCCTCTTTTATGCGTGAAGAGTTTGTACGTTGCGCGTTTTTCGATAGCGGAGAACCGTTACGAAAGCTCCGACGAGCACCAGGAAAAGCAAGAAGTATATGGCCTGATAAGAGATTTGCAAGGGCAGCTCTTTTTCCCAAGCAAGCAGCAGACCGCAAAGGGCGACTGCGAAAGAACCTCCTAAAAATTGCACCAGCTGCAACAGACCCATGCCCGCCCCGATCATGTCTTTGGGCAGGATTTGCGAGACTTCATTGGATATCGTCGAAGTGACTGTCGAGAGTGAAGGTGCAAACAGCATGTATGCAAACAAAATGACGTAAGGAGACAGCGGGAGAAGCACCGTCATTGCCAGAATGGATGCCATGAACACCAGATGCGCGCCCAGTAAGAATCGGAAGTTTCCGTACCGGTCAATCATTCGGCCGATGAAGGGGATGAGGATACTTGACAGCATCGCGCCCGGAAAGATGGTCAAGCCGATTGCCGCGGCGCTTTGATGGAAGACCTGTGATAGAACCAATGGCATGAGAAACAGGTTGGACATGTTCAGGATGAAGGCAAAAAACGCGATCATGACCAGCTTGCGATAGCCAGTGTGCATGAGCAGAGCCGGGTAAATGAATGGCTTCTCCTTTTGCCGCAAGTGCCGGACATTGAGGACGCTCGCTGCGATGCCGATGAAGAGATAGAGGAACGAGAGCTGAGTAAGCGCCAGGAGCAGGCTGGCTGTGGCGACAACCGTCAAAAGCGCTCCGATGAAATCAAAGTGCAGCTCTCTTGTAGCCTCACGCGGCAAAAGACGCCACAAAATGGGAATGAGCACAAAGACCAAGCAAATAATCAGAAACAGTCCATGATAGCCCATCATCTGTGTGATTGCTCCGCCGATGACGGGTCCCAGCCCAAAGGCAAGGATGCTTCCGGAAGCGAGAATGGTGATTGCTTTGCCGCGCCGCTCTACTGGAACGTAACGACTGGCGAGAATCATCCCGAGACCGGGAACGGCTCCAGCACCGCATGCCTGCAGCAAACGAGCAAGCAGGATGACGGCAAAGCTGTCGGCCATATACCCGATGATGGAAGAGGCACCCAAAATGCTAAGGCCTACGGTAAGCAGCTTGCGGATCGGGAGGCTGTCGGACAGACGGCTAAAGATGATCGTCGAAAGCGCAAAGACGATCGAATAACCGGAAACAATCCAGGAACCAAGACCTGCATCAATCTGCAATGCGGTGATAATACTCGGCAACGATACATTAAACATCGTCGTGTTCATGAGAACCAGAAACGAACCGATCGCCCAGATCGGAATGGTAACTCGATCGTTCATACAGCACCACCTTTACGAACATTCTATACCTTGAAACTCATAGGAAAAAATATATTTTTTATCCCGCAGTCAAATTGTTTCGCGGCTAGAAGCCGAAGTAGGGGTTTCTCTTTTCGATCGGCAAGGTCGCCCAATTCCGATCCGGATTGAAGAACCTCCCTGCGAGCTCCCATCGGACGTGCCTTAGGCGGTTCCGTTCCTGGGGGAGTGGTGGATAGGAAAAGTCCCTGATCAGAAATGATCAAGGACTTTATTGTGACTTACAACGGCAAGGTGGTTGTCACCCGTGTCCCTCCAGTCTCCAGGCGCTCAAAGAGGCAGTTTCCACCGAGCTCGGCCGCTCTTTCACGAATGGACACGAGGCCTAGTCCGCCCTTTTCCGAGGGCTTAGGCCGCGGGTGTATGCCGATGCCGTTGTCCGTCACTTCCAGAACCAGCTGTCGGGAAGGGGAAATTTGGATTCGGACAGTGCAAGCGGTGGCGTTCGCGTGGCGCACCACATTCACCAAAAGCTCGGTGACGATTCGATACGCAGCGACCTCGACAGCAGCAGGGAGAGGAGGAAGAGAATCGGGCACATGAAAAGAGAATTGAAGCCCAGTCTGCATGCCTGCTGCAGTGAGATGGCGGGTGGACTGGCCAAGCTCATTGATTCTCTCTTGTACGGCCCCGATCAATCCCAATTCATCCAAGGTCGGCGGGCGCAAGTCATGGACCATGGTGCGGATTTCATCGACTGTGGCACGGATGACTTTTCTGAGCTCGACCATCATCTCTTTGGCGGTTTCGGGATTGTGGACGACGTGTTTTTCGGCTGCGGCTGCATTCAGCGCGAGCGCGGCCAGACGAGGCGCGAGGTCATCGTGCAGGTTGTGACGAATTTGCCTGCGCTCTTCTTCGCGCGCCAACACCAGCTTTTCACGAGATTCCTGCAAGGCATCCGCCAACAGCTTCATCCCGATGGTCATGTTCACGTTTTGAATGATCGGGCCAGATTGAGTAAGCAGCACGTCGAGCAGCTTGTAGTCTGCAGCTGTGAACGTCTCGCCGGGTGAACGGTTGGCCACGAGCAGCGTCCCCAGCTCTTCCCCCCGATGGATGATGGGAAATGGCAAAAGTTCGTCCGCCCGCTCCCCGGCGGATGACACCAGCGTGTTTTGGCCG of Brevibacillus choshinensis contains these proteins:
- a CDS encoding acyltransferase family protein, producing MPEPVKGTSRYMAGIDGLRAFAVLAVILYHLNYNWAPGGLLGVGIFFVLSGYLITDLLIAQWNKHERLDMKDFWLRRARRLLPALLILLVVVVAWVTFFKPDHLPSMKGDVPAAILYVSNWWLIFQDVSYFEKFGPASPFGHLWSLAVEEQFYLVWPLLLALGLRLIKRRGPLFFITLAAAAISACAMAWMYEPGLDPSRVYYGTDTRVFALLIGAALAMVWQSRKLSANISRSGRNALDTAGVVGLAILLAAIWKTNQYDDFLYRGGLVLLSVVSAMVVATLAHPASRFARLMGCKPLKWLGVRSYGIYLWHYPVIVLTSPAGEQGDAFSIPLAVLQVVICIVIAALSWKYVEEPIRHGALGRIWASLKPQRDGKKRRYTRLVASACALVLCVTYFGIASLTSDATASQMSVEENKAEPVKPAPQPSMQPSKPMGPVLPAKTSTEQAKPNESSKKTDAAGQTKPDKKPAPPKEKAPVTAPETPALPVKESPAAPDKAAENQTGQTDESAEKQEGQVQSGKGITALGDSVMLDVAPYLEKLLPGIVIDAKIGRQMSQAPDVVANLKAKGQLGNIVIIELGTNGSFSQKQLLKLLQSLDGADHIILVNTRVPKPWESVVNNTLADVAASNPHIVLLDWYAASAGKDSFFYKDGVHLNPEGSQFYADFLAKAIAKVSEDPKK
- a CDS encoding 2-hydroxyacid dehydrogenase; the protein is MKPKAIIYKKVEPSILAYIQEVCDVVYFEQLDSSNLESFYEELRDAQGLFGSGLKVDAALLEKAPRLKIVSNISVGYDNLDVPALTDRGVMATNTPDVLNETVADTMIGLMLATARRIPELDQLVKSGKWTSHLAPAQFGVDMHHKTLGIIGMGRIGAAIAKRAHFGFGMNILYRNRSRNEEVENAYGATYCSLDELCQQADFICLMVPLTPPTTKLIGDREFGLMKKTAIFVNGSRGATVDEDALVRALQNGEILAAGTDVFAQEPVNPDHPLLSLPNMVTLPHIGSATLETRQAMARFAAENFVLGMQGKLPVALLNREVFVKA
- a CDS encoding SDR family oxidoreductase, whose product is MHVTQLFDLKGKLALVTGGGRGLGEQMAKALAEAGADIVVCSRKLDNCQQIAEELGDMGVRSLALECDVTKPEDINRTVTEVIEQFGAIDILINNSGATWGAPVVDMPLEAWNKVMNVNVTGTFLMSQAVGRHMIERGYGKIINIASTAGLRADPPEGLNAIGYSTSKAAVIHFTKDLARKWARHGIYVNAIAPGFFPTKMTKALLEKRGDAIAAKIPLGKIGDETMLKGAAVYLSSPASDFVTGQVLAVDGGSTL
- a CDS encoding MFS transporter, with protein sequence MNDRVTIPIWAIGSFLVLMNTTMFNVSLPSIITALQIDAGLGSWIVSGYSIVFALSTIIFSRLSDSLPIRKLLTVGLSILGASSIIGYMADSFAVILLARLLQACGAGAVPGLGMILASRYVPVERRGKAITILASGSILAFGLGPVIGGAITQMMGYHGLFLIICLVFVLIPILWRLLPREATRELHFDFIGALLTVVATASLLLALTQLSFLYLFIGIAASVLNVRHLRQKEKPFIYPALLMHTGYRKLVMIAFFAFILNMSNLFLMPLVLSQVFHQSAAAIGLTIFPGAMLSSILIPFIGRMIDRYGNFRFLLGAHLVFMASILAMTVLLPLSPYVILFAYMLFAPSLSTVTSTISNEVSQILPKDMIGAGMGLLQLVQFLGGSFAVALCGLLLAWEKELPLQISYQAIYFLLFLVLVGAFVTVLRYRKTRNVQTLHA
- a CDS encoding ABC transporter ATP-binding protein is translated as MDQALMQVRNVKKYFPVEKGLFGKKTGTVHAVDDISFDIHEKETLAIVGESGCGKSTLGRTLIRLLDATEGSALFQGKDVFKLSQHELRQLRKEMQIIFQDPFASLNPRMKVSDIIAEPLVTHETIGRKEREDRVAELMEQVGLRKAYSSRYPHMFSGGQRQRIGIARALALHPKFIVCDEPVSALDVSIQSQIINLLQKLQEQNHLTYLFISHDLSVVRYFSDRIGVMFLGKMMELGPTEEVYRHPLHPYTKFLIAAAPVPDPHARHQEKLILEGDIPSPLRPPSGCRFHTRCPYVKDICRSQEPQIQQIDDRSVACHFPLE